A window of Ictidomys tridecemlineatus isolate mIctTri1 chromosome 1, mIctTri1.hap1, whole genome shotgun sequence contains these coding sequences:
- the Grxcr2 gene encoding glutaredoxin domain-containing cysteine-rich protein 2 isoform X2, which yields MEDPEKKLNQKSDGKPRKVRFKISSSYSGRVLKQVFEDGQELESPKEEYPHSFLQESLEPMDGVYGSGEAPKPSLYSPKLTAQRISVFREGDAYTLAGSQPLFNDYKANDHKPPPIIDFGKIIIYTNNLKIIRTPMDKRDFMRKILQKEEVAEEESLMSKEETYGDRDQNNGPLPETESTFPHDQYMQEGELAEDNCFHCRGSGSATCSLCHGSKFSMLANRFKESYRALRCPACNENGLQPCQICNQ from the exons ATGGAGGACCCCGAGAAGAAGCTGAATCAGAAGAGTGACGGCAAACCCCGGAAAGTACGATTTAAAATCTCCTCCTCTTACAGTGGTCGAGTGTTGAAGCAGGTCTTTGAGGATGGGCAGGAATTAGAGTCGCCAAAGGAAGAATACCCTCACAGTTTTCTCCAGGAGTCCCTTGAGCCAATGGATGGTGTTTATGGGTCTGGGGAAGCCCCCAAACCTTCGCTGTACTCCCCTAAGCTGACTGCTCAGAGGATCAGTGTATTCAGAGAGGGCGATGCCTACACTTTGGCAGGCAGCCAGCCTCTGTTCAATGATTACAAGGCGAATGACCATAAG CCTCCACCTATTATAGATTTTGGAAAGATAATCATCTACACAAATAACCTGAAAATCATCCGAACCCCAATGGACAAGAGGGATTTCATGAGGAAAATTCTCCAGAAAGAAGAAGTGGCTGAGGAAGAGTCTCTGATGAGCAAAGAAGAAACCTATGGAGACAGGGACCAGAACAATGGGCCTTTGCCAGAGACGGAGAGCACATTTCCTCATGATCAGTACATGCAG GAAGGGGAACTTGCCGAAGACAACTGTTTTCACTGCCGAGGTTCTGGCAGTGCCACTTGCTCTCTGTGCCACGGCAGCAAGTTCTCGATGCTGGCCAACAGATTTAAGGAGTCCTACCGGGCCCTGAGGTGCCCTGCCTGCAATGAGAATGGCCTGCAGCCTTGCCAGATTTGCAATCAGTAG
- the Grxcr2 gene encoding glutaredoxin domain-containing cysteine-rich protein 2 isoform X1, whose translation MEDPEKKLNQKSDGKPRKPPPIIDFGKIIIYTNNLKIIRTPMDKRDFMRKILQKEEVAEEESLMSKEETYGDRDQNNGPLPETESTFPHDQYMQEGELAEDNCFHCRGSGSATCSLCHGSKFSMLANRFKESYRALRCPACNENGLQPCQICNQ comes from the exons ATGGAGGACCCCGAGAAGAAGCTGAATCAGAAGAGTGACGGCAAACCCCGGAAA CCTCCACCTATTATAGATTTTGGAAAGATAATCATCTACACAAATAACCTGAAAATCATCCGAACCCCAATGGACAAGAGGGATTTCATGAGGAAAATTCTCCAGAAAGAAGAAGTGGCTGAGGAAGAGTCTCTGATGAGCAAAGAAGAAACCTATGGAGACAGGGACCAGAACAATGGGCCTTTGCCAGAGACGGAGAGCACATTTCCTCATGATCAGTACATGCAG GAAGGGGAACTTGCCGAAGACAACTGTTTTCACTGCCGAGGTTCTGGCAGTGCCACTTGCTCTCTGTGCCACGGCAGCAAGTTCTCGATGCTGGCCAACAGATTTAAGGAGTCCTACCGGGCCCTGAGGTGCCCTGCCTGCAATGAGAATGGCCTGCAGCCTTGCCAGATTTGCAATCAGTAG